The following nucleotide sequence is from bacterium.
CGCGGGCCTGGGCCGATTCCTTGCGTGTACGCTGGAGGATCTCGGCGGTGCTCTGCTCCAATTCGGCGACCTTCTTCTCGAACTCGGCCTTGAGGGCCTCGGCTTCCTTCTGGCGCTTCTCGGCGGTGGTCAACTGGTCCTCGATGCGCTTCTGCCGGTCCGACATCCACTTGCGCAGGACGGGCAGGAAGATATAGGCGCAGATCGTCATGCCCACCAGGAAGGTGGCCAACTGGATCAGGAAGATGTTCAGGTTGAATTCCATGCTTACCTTCTTTGGATTAAAGGGCCCGGGCGGCCTGCTGGGCCGCCCGGGGACCGGGTGGACGTCTCAGCCGACGAACAGGCCTTTGAACGGATTGGCGAACAACAGGATCATGGCGACGGCCAGGGAATAGATGGCCAGGGATTCGATGAAGGCCAGACCGATGATCATGTTGGTCTGGAGGGTCCCCACCATCTCCGGTTGGCGCGCCATGGCTTCCAGCGCCTTACCCACGGTGGTCCCCATTCCGACGCCCGTCCCGACCGTGCCCAACCCGATGGCCAGGCCCGCTCCCAACGCGGTGAGCGCGAAGAACCAGACCGAACTGTCGGCGGCCTTTCCGGCGGCGACGGCCCCTTCCGCGGCCCAGAGGCTCCCGGCCGCCATCATCACCATCACCAACCCCATCCAGATCATCGGCTTTTTCATGACATCTCCTTCGTTGAAACGGTTAATGGATCCCCGGGAACAAGCGGGGGCGAGCCCCGGGGAATCCCGCTTGCGCGGGAACGTCGTTTTCCTTAATGCCCTTCGGCGTGTTCCTCATGGCTTTGGACCGCCCCGCCGATATAGACCATGGCCAGCAGCATGAACACGAAGGCCTGAATGAAGGACACGAACACGCCCAGCACGGTGATCAGGATCCGGAGCAGCGCCGGGGCCACCGCGAAGATCTTGGAAAGGAAGCTGTCCCCCCAGAAGGCGAAGACCAGCATGATGGAGACGCCCAGGATCTTTTCCTTGCCCATCATGTTCCCGAAAAGACGCATGGTGAGGGAGACCGGTTTGACCAGCTCCCCCACCAGATGGAGGACCGGCATCAGGAAGCAAAGGATGATGTAGATGGACTTCATCATGACCTTCAGGGCCAGCCCCGCCTTGGGGTCCACGTCGATCTTGGGCGGAAGGAAATGGGCCAGGTATCCCAACAATCCCTTCTCCTTAACGCCCCACACGTGGGTGGAGAAAAAGACCACCAGGGCCATCCCCACGTTCACGTCCACCCGGCTGGTGGGCGACATGGAGCCGGGGATCAACCCCATCAGGTTGGAAAAGAAGATGAAAACGAAAAGATAGAAGAAAAGGGGGAAGAAGAATCCCGCATGGCGTCCCACCAGGGGTTCGGCCAGGTCATTGACGAAATCCACGACCAGTTCGAAGAAATTCTGGACGCCCGTGGGGACGACCTTGAGATGGCCGCGCACATAAAGGAAGGAAACCAGAAGGAGGAGCGAGACGAACCAGGAGACCGTCAGGGCGTTGATGCCGTTCTCGATGCCGAAAAGGTGGAAGGGAATGAAGATCGGACTTTCGGCCTGCTCCATCGGGGACCTTTCGGAAAAATTTCTATCGGAGGCGAAGGAAGGGCG
It contains:
- the atpE gene encoding F0F1 ATP synthase subunit C; this encodes MKKPMIWMGLVMVMMAAGSLWAAEGAVAAGKAADSSVWFFALTALGAGLAIGLGTVGTGVGMGTTVGKALEAMARQPEMVGTLQTNMIIGLAFIESLAIYSLAVAMILLFANPFKGLFVG
- the atpB gene encoding F0F1 ATP synthase subunit A, which gives rise to MEQAESPIFIPFHLFGIENGINALTVSWFVSLLLLVSFLYVRGHLKVVPTGVQNFFELVVDFVNDLAEPLVGRHAGFFFPLFFYLFVFIFFSNLMGLIPGSMSPTSRVDVNVGMALVVFFSTHVWGVKEKGLLGYLAHFLPPKIDVDPKAGLALKVMMKSIYIILCFLMPVLHLVGELVKPVSLTMRLFGNMMGKEKILGVSIMLVFAFWGDSFLSKIFAVAPALLRILITVLGVFVSFIQAFVFMLLAMVYIGGAVQSHEEHAEGH
- the atpF gene encoding F0F1 ATP synthase subunit B; amino-acid sequence: MEFNLNIFLIQLATFLVGMTICAYIFLPVLRKWMSDRQKRIEDQLTTAEKRQKEAEALKAEFEKKVAELEQSTAEILQRTRKESAQARDETVQAARKEAEVILAEARKAIESERQAVTGALQKEVGALAVSIAEKILGASVDVKVQEKLVKEGVQELGARKN